In a genomic window of Micromonospora cremea:
- the folE gene encoding GTP cyclohydrolase I FolE, producing the protein MAVSATEPDGDDGLDYVAARLISGKLTGRPVEDAIDLGRIEKAVREILIAVGEDPDRDGLQQTPARVARAYAELFAGLRVDPAQVLSTTFEANHEELVIVRDIDVMSLCEHHLLPFRGSAHIGYIPGPDGRITGLSKLARLVEVFARRPQVQERLTSQVADLLMSKLAPRGVVVVLDCEHMCMAMRGIQKSGARTITSAVRGTLQHDPKSRAEAMALIIPR; encoded by the coding sequence CTGGCCGTCTCCGCGACCGAGCCCGACGGCGACGACGGGCTGGACTACGTGGCCGCACGGCTGATCAGCGGCAAGCTGACCGGCCGCCCGGTCGAGGACGCGATCGACCTGGGTCGGATCGAGAAGGCGGTCCGGGAGATCCTGATCGCGGTCGGGGAGGACCCGGACCGCGACGGGCTCCAGCAGACGCCGGCCCGGGTCGCCCGGGCGTACGCCGAGCTCTTCGCCGGCCTGCGGGTCGACCCGGCCCAGGTGCTCAGCACCACCTTCGAGGCCAACCACGAAGAGCTGGTGATCGTCCGGGACATCGACGTGATGAGCCTCTGCGAGCATCACCTGCTGCCGTTCCGCGGCAGCGCGCACATCGGCTACATCCCCGGCCCGGACGGACGGATCACCGGCCTGTCCAAGCTGGCCCGGCTGGTCGAGGTCTTCGCCCGCCGGCCGCAGGTGCAGGAGCGGCTCACCTCGCAGGTCGCCGATCTGCTGATGAGCAAACTCGCCCCGCGGGGCGTCGTCGTCGTGCTGGATTGCGAGCACATGTGCATGGCGATGCGCGGCATCCAGAAGTCGGGTGCCAGGACCATCACGTCGGCCGTGCGCGGCACCCTGCAGCACGACCCAAAGTCGCGGGCCGAGGCGATGGCGCTGATCATCCCCCGCTGA